A part of Amycolatopsis lurida genomic DNA contains:
- a CDS encoding DUF2752 domain-containing protein: protein MTSSVYTGFPARGFKAKARALGPPLAIAAGAGLGCVVLWLGDPTTPGGPLPVCPTKTLLGIACPGCGGMRMVYSALHGDIPAALHYNAVSFVVVLLLVWSTVAWAVGRLRGRAVNSWLHWRWTPLAFGVVFVVWFVIRNLPFAPFTSLYV from the coding sequence GTGACGTCGTCCGTCTACACGGGATTCCCAGCGCGCGGGTTCAAAGCGAAGGCCCGCGCGCTGGGGCCACCCCTGGCCATCGCCGCCGGCGCGGGGCTCGGCTGCGTCGTCCTCTGGCTGGGTGATCCCACCACTCCGGGCGGGCCGCTTCCGGTCTGTCCCACCAAGACCTTGCTCGGCATCGCCTGTCCGGGCTGTGGCGGCATGCGCATGGTCTACAGCGCGCTGCACGGGGACATCCCGGCCGCGCTGCACTACAACGCGGTGTCCTTTGTGGTCGTTCTGCTGCTCGTCTGGAGCACCGTCGCCTGGGCGGTCGGAAGACTTCGGGGCCGTGCGGTGAACAGCTGGCTGCACTGGCGCTGGACGCCGCTCGCGTTCGGTGTCGTGTTCGTCGTCTGGTTCGTCATCCGTAACCTGCCCTTCGCCCCGTTCACCTCGCTTTACGTGTGA
- a CDS encoding RDD family protein: MTTPYGQQPPGQQPPPGSGPPQGDGQPQSPQAQQPFGQPSGEQSSPFGQQAAGDQASPFGQQPQQSGQASPFGQQTPSDQASPFGQQPQQGDQASPFGQQPQSPFGQQSNQPFGAQPQSPFGQQPGQASPFGQQGQPSPFGQATQFGPRTDYAHWGLRAGATLIDFGPIVVLPIIGMIISATGPDTLGLFIAGLGYLAGFAWTVYNRWIKMGTTGQSLGKKILKIKLVRESDGQPIGPLMAFVRDLCHNLDGWVCGLGYLWPLWDEKKQTFADKILSTVVVPGEAAAAPASAPFGQSPGFPEPPQPASSSFPAPPSPFGQQQQPQQQQPFGAPQQSQQPQAFGQQPSQPFGQQPQGTAAPSSESQPGPALGESEPTQVLRPGQQPQQAPSGFDEAEPTQKITPEQLRQQLPGADGPNGPGTPQQ; encoded by the coding sequence ATGACCACTCCCTACGGCCAGCAGCCGCCGGGACAGCAGCCGCCGCCCGGATCCGGGCCCCCGCAGGGGGACGGGCAGCCGCAGTCACCGCAGGCGCAGCAGCCGTTCGGACAGCCGTCGGGAGAACAGTCCTCGCCGTTCGGGCAGCAGGCGGCGGGCGATCAGGCTTCGCCTTTCGGGCAGCAGCCGCAGCAGAGTGGCCAGGCTTCGCCGTTCGGTCAGCAGACGCCCAGCGATCAGGCTTCGCCTTTCGGGCAGCAGCCGCAGCAGGGTGACCAGGCTTCGCCCTTCGGGCAACAGCCGCAGTCGCCGTTCGGCCAGCAGTCGAACCAGCCGTTCGGCGCGCAGCCGCAGTCGCCGTTCGGTCAGCAGCCGGGTCAGGCTTCGCCGTTCGGTCAGCAGGGCCAGCCCTCGCCGTTCGGTCAGGCCACCCAGTTCGGCCCGCGGACCGACTACGCCCACTGGGGCCTGCGCGCGGGCGCGACGCTCATCGACTTCGGCCCGATCGTCGTGCTGCCGATCATCGGCATGATCATCTCGGCGACGGGGCCTGACACACTCGGTCTGTTCATCGCCGGTCTCGGTTATCTCGCGGGCTTCGCCTGGACCGTCTACAACCGGTGGATCAAGATGGGCACCACCGGCCAGTCGCTCGGCAAGAAGATCCTGAAGATCAAGCTCGTCCGCGAGAGCGACGGGCAGCCGATCGGCCCGCTGATGGCCTTCGTCCGCGACCTGTGCCACAACCTCGACGGCTGGGTCTGCGGTCTCGGTTACCTCTGGCCGCTGTGGGACGAGAAGAAGCAGACGTTCGCCGACAAGATCCTCAGCACCGTCGTCGTGCCGGGCGAAGCCGCCGCCGCGCCCGCGTCGGCACCCTTCGGTCAGTCGCCGGGATTCCCCGAGCCGCCGCAGCCGGCTTCGTCGTCGTTCCCCGCGCCGCCCTCGCCGTTCGGGCAGCAGCAGCAACCGCAACAGCAGCAGCCCTTCGGCGCGCCCCAGCAGTCACAACAGCCACAGGCGTTCGGGCAGCAGCCGTCCCAGCCGTTCGGGCAGCAGCCGCAGGGAACCGCGGCGCCGTCCTCGGAGTCCCAGCCTGGACCGGCCCTGGGCGAGTCCGAGCCGACGCAGGTCCTTCGCCCGGGGCAACAGCCTCAGCAGGCACCGTCCGGGTTCGACGAAGCCGAGCCGACGCAGAAGATCACCCCGGAGCAGCTGAGGCAGCAGTTGCCCGGAGCGGATGGGCCGAACGGGCCCGGAACACCGCAGCAGTAA
- a CDS encoding CD225/dispanin family protein → MTDQYPNYPPPGGPPPQQPYYGGMPNYGPPPDNNLVWAILCTVLCCLPLGIVAIVKSSQVQTLWSQGFYAEAQKAADDAKKWAMWGAISTGVLFLLYIIFIVVMVIIGASAGSFTP, encoded by the coding sequence ATGACCGACCAGTACCCGAACTACCCGCCTCCGGGCGGGCCACCGCCGCAGCAGCCGTACTACGGTGGCATGCCGAACTACGGCCCGCCGCCGGACAACAACCTGGTGTGGGCCATTCTCTGCACGGTGTTGTGCTGCTTGCCGCTGGGTATCGTGGCGATCGTGAAGTCGAGCCAGGTGCAGACGTTGTGGTCGCAGGGCTTCTACGCCGAAGCCCAGAAAGCCGCCGACGACGCGAAGAAGTGGGCCATGTGGGGAGCGATCTCCACTGGCGTGCTCTTCCTGCTGTACATCATCTTCATCGTGGTGATGGTCATCATCGGCGCGTCGGCGGGAAGCTTCACGCCGTGA